The DNA window CCTGGCTGGAGTCagagctgaagtggtagagtgacaactatataagcaagttgagcaagtgagaggctctgagttcaagtctcagtacaggtaaaaacaaatgcaacagtggtgctgactagacactgttgaaaatgatctatgcaacttgtgggtggggatgggagggaaaaactgggagagaggaaaggatgacatggttcaaaaagaaatgtattctttatctgaatTACGTGGCCatagccctctgtacatcacctttacaataacaacaaaaatgcataGAAATCTCATAAAAGCTCAACCACAGCATACTACTGAGGTTGCTACTATGGAATGCAAATTAATGGTATTAAAATACTAATTATATCTAAAAACATACCccaaactaacaaaaaacaaagtggGAAGAATGAGACACTTCTGGACCCTACACCACTGTCTCCTCCTCTGACAATCAAAGTGTACTCTACCAAAATGGTTTCTCTATGTGACCCAGAGAGTACATGGAAGTGTCTTTTCAGTGTTTGTCTATAGCATGTATCATCCTGTTAGGGTTGGAGATGGTAGTGGGTAGATGAGTGGGGAATGTGATATTAGCCCACTCTGCCTTTCCtaatccaattaataaaatcCAATGTATGTAGTTACACGTGTTGGCAAGTTATCAGACACCACATACATGTTGGAATCACAGTAGGGGACACAATGCAGTCTCCCAGTTACTAGATACAAATGAATAGAAGATCAGCCTTTTCTCTACCTTTTTCTTCTGCATTTCTAATGTGTTTTAATTGTAACCCCAATGCATTTCTAATTTGCATTGCCAAATTGAATCTAGCATTGCCAGGGGCCCTTTTGTCCCTTAAATGTAGACTCCACAGATCATTTAACTAGGTCTTAGGTGAGGAGAGAAAAGATAACCCACAGCTCTGCACATTTTCTGCAGATTGTGATGGCACCATCTAATCTTTACTGCTCCTCAAAGGTGCAAAGCTCATGCTGAATATGGTGTTCCATCTAAGGTAAGGATGACCAGGGCCAGTGTGTCTGTCTATCCTGCTTTCTCCTCTGTATACGGAGCCTGGGAGTAGAATAAGGGAGGTCTATTCAGGGCCTAATCCCAGCTTCTGAAATCAAGAATTTAGTTGTCTTGATTGTTGTGGGATTTTAATAAAGACTTAGGGTAGCCTCCAATTTacctattttgttattgttggttttttaaGCAATATTTTTCTACCGCCTTCTCTTTTTTCGgcactgaggatcgaacccagaacATTTTGCAATTGCTAGGCAAGGCCTCTCCCACTGAGATACAATTTACCTGTTTTTATAAACATTCCATAATGACTAAATTATAGGACTAGAAGTATAAAACAAAAGCTAATTATTCCAACATGCACAGATCATCTAATTATTAAGAGGGGGAAGAATAACCGTACACATACTTACTTGGTTATAGCTTTTACCTTGGCTTGGcacaaacattatttttacaaagtaaattaattttcttattaCTGTTAAGTAGTATCATGAGACTCAATTGaatatgtcaatttatgtgtacaatgcaccttgatcaatatcactctttccatcattctACCTATCAACCCATCATTCATCCCCTTCGGGCTCCAAATTCCATTTTCACTTGTGTACATTGGATAAGTGGGACTGGCTGCTGTCATTTCACCTGTTAACATTCTGGACTTTACACGCAATCATTGCTGTGCTTCCGGTCATGTGTCAGAGCCATTCTGTCACAAACACAACTTTAAAGACATGGGACAAATATTCCCTGGTAAGCGAGGCTGAAGGATTATCGCAGGAGATTTCCTTATTGCAAAAGCAAGCAGTCTAATTCTGTTCTTAACCAGGTTTAGTAGCAAATACTGTGGAGAAAACTCAGTAACGTGAAGGGCTTTTACTCCTGGGGAATATGCTTGCTGGGTGCTTCCTTCGTCACATCTGTGAGACCAAGTGCTGGCATTATTTTATGGATTTATAAGTCTATTGCTGAGGACACCCCGGTGTTCTCCTGAAGTGCTTCTATACCGAGTGGGTGTAGAACAACAAGAGCAATATATCTGTAGGATGAAGCATCTCATTCTGTGCTTCTGCATGTACTTCTATGAAATATAATTCCATATATGTAACATTTCCATACAGCTCAAAGACAGACAAATATGGAACATTATTTAAAGAGTTACAAACTTATTTGTGCCAAagacaaaaaatttaaagattaTTAGGATAAGAATTGGGACAGGCTCAGTCTTAAAATAAATTGTGAAAGAAAAGTCCGTGTGGTGAGTAAGTAGCACTGAGGTGGTACATGGGGTGATTGTTGGACCATAGTTTGAAGGGACAGGGATACCGGGGATCAGGAGGAGATGGAGCTGATAGAAAGGTCTGGTCAGAGCAAGACTAGGAAGTTCTTCAGCCTGTAACAAGTCAGGGTCAACCACAGCAAGGGAAGGCTTAGTACTCAGCGTCCAGCATGAGGACGGAAGCCCACAACGGCAGCGAGTCATGCATAGGATCGCAGTGGGGAAATGAGATGGGGTAGGTGGGAAATTTGAACCGGTTTTCTGTCTACTCTGGACCTGGAGTTGTCCCAGGCTGAGAGCAAAGACAGCTCGCACCACACGCAAAACTTACAACTGGGTCTTGAAGAATTTGCCAATTTCATTGCCTGTGACGCTCAAGACTTACCATGGAATTTTAGAAAAGGTGTAAATTGACTTCTGGAACTAGACATTTATCCTTACAACACTGAATCATAGCCCTGCATGTTAgagcttttttaaaaactatggaTTCCTGGGCTCTACTTGGATCAATGAAATTAGAATCTGTGAGAAGATAGACATGTACATATCCTAAGGATTTTTGGTGACGGTATTATTTAGTTCTTAAGTGACTGAAGTAATACAAACTCTTCGTTGTAAAACAATGGTGTAAAATGATTACTCTCACACTCTTTATGTAAAGGGATAAGCTAGGCAAGCTACAAACTAGAAACAAATACCTCCTTCATCACCCACCACCTCTTTTTGAAAGACATATGTGGAAATGTGCACAGATCACAAAATCAAGGAAGGGGGAGAGTACTTCCTCAGCCTCTAGGTCTTGCTCAGTCCCTAGGTCTTCCCCCTTACGATGCACTCCCTCCTTCACAGGGGTGGATTAGAGGGTTCACAAGTAGTTCTAATAGGTTATACCTTTGTTGTAGTGTCTACATTTTAACCTTGTTTCCATTGTAGATCCTcttaagaagagagagagagagagagagagagagagagagagagagagagagagagagagagagagcgagcgagagagagagagcgcttggCAAGTCAACCAGGGCCAGAGCCCTCTTTCATAGAGGCTCTACATTCCTCATCCTGGCCTTGGGACACTTGTGGGCATTACATCATGGCCCATTGCCCCACGCTGATTGGAACACAGAGGGGTGAGCTCTAAAAGCACCTAGCTGGAGGGGTGGAAGGGTACATGGAGGTGGTGTGAAGCCTCTGGCTGGTTTGGAAACTGATATGGCCATAGGCTCTTTAACGATCTTAGAGTCAGGTAGCTCTCTCCTAGAGACACCTTATGAGCCTCTTCACGATGGGCTCCACGCAACGTCTTCCCTTAGGATCCCTCCTGTAGAGCAGAAGCTCTGCTCACCTTGTCTTTTCAATTAATCTTTCCCCCTTTACCTCTCCCTCTGTGCCCAGGGACTCTGGAAGATCATAAAGACAAAGGCCTGAGTCAGGTGGTACAGTTTTTCTGCATCATTCTTTTGTACAAAGGGGAAATActttagaaatataatttattactcctgatctaataataataattaatattttgaGTGCACTAGGTGTGCTCATAAGCTATATTGCAAGATTATGTCAACAGGTTTTCAAACTCATTCATCCATTTACTCGCCGAAGGAATTTAGCTTTGTTATAtataagaatacattttcaaaaagtaTTTCAAGACATGAGACTTGAGAAATAGATTGCAGAGAAGTAGTTGGCGATTGCTTCCACATTTTGTGATGAGGTGTGGCCCATCTTGCCCAAGGCTGGGGCAAAAGTGAGGATAATGTGACAAAATATGATGACTGCCTCTTGGGCCATTTATGAAGCCCAGGTGTGCAAAGCAGCTTGTCGACCATTTTATATGATGTTCTGGAGAACAGGCTAGAGGATGAGGCAAACTTGATAAAGCAGAGAGGGCTTGCCTGCTTGCAGTGGGTGAGGAGAGAGCAACAGCCAGCCAGAGCTGATTTGACAGTGGTGTCATTGCAGTTACTACAATGCCCACTAGAGGTCACTGCTACAACCTGTGACAGCCAGGGAGTTTCCAACTGGACACACTGTTTCTGGGCAGGAGTAAGAACTTTTCTGTTGTtattactacttaaaaaaaaaaaattattacaatctttcctgcctggaagttCTTGATCCAGACTTAGTGTGGGGGAGTAGGTGGGCAGGTGAGAGTCGGAAAATGTGGATGGAAGGAAAAGAATCCCAGATGTAGTTCCTCTCCTTATTTTCAGTAGGTGTTGACTTGTTTTGTtcttggtgctggggatggagcccagCATGGTAGGTAAGTCCTTCACCAGTGAGCTATATTTAGATGGTGCTGTGTTTTCTCATAATTTTCAACTGTAAGAGAAGTTCAAAGGTAGGGGCTGGTGTGGTGGGGGCAAAGCTATAATTACAGCCGCTCTGAAGCCAGAAACAGGAAGATCAAGTTCAAGGCTGGCAAAGGCAAAATTGAAAGAccatatgaaaaataaagtaaaataaaagaagtcTAGTGTATGGCCGAAGAGATGGGCTTTTGCCCAGtgagcataggccctgagttcaaaccctactattgCAAAAACATGCAGAGGATATAGAATCTAACATGAGAATTAACTTAcatacttgtgtgtgtatgttgaggACCTTACACTGAttggaaaaccaaaaaaaaaaaaaaaaaaggaacctgcTTGAGTTTTCATTCAAGGGTGTTGAGAAGAGCTACTTGGCCCTAGGGCAGGTTTGGCTAGGTAGTGAATGAAATGATGGACAGAACCATCTCTgatcatatacaggaagccctgttTACTGCAGTATTGGTTTTATTCATGTGTTGGCTAAACACTAATTCCAGTGCAATGCCACTATGGTATCTTGAAGGTTCAGAAAGTGCATTGTAGGGGGAGATAAAGACCGACCCATCCCCATAATCATATGCCTCAGTGGTATCTGCAGTCACTGTCAGGGCTTTAGGGGAATACAATGTATTGTGTCTTTTCTAATTAGGAGACATATTTTAAGTGGGTGAGTATACCAAATCTACTAATTCATCCAATTCATGTCTGCTTCCTAGGCATTTCCCCACCAAAAGACAATTTCCAAAATGACTGGAAGAGACGCCCAGTGTGGAGAATGCATGGGGATTGCAGCACTTGGGAGATTGGAGTGCGGTGAATGCATGGGAAttgcagcacttgggagactggagCGCGGTGAATGCATGGGAATTGCAGCACTTGGGAGATTGGAGCGCGGTGAATGCATGGGGAttgcagcacttgggagactggagCGCGGTGAATGCATGGGGGttgcagcacttgggaggttggaGCTGGAGAGCCGCCATGAGACCTCATcttaaaataacagcaacaaaaaagtccAGAAGCAAATTCTGCTTTTTATTATTTGGCTTCTGCCAAAGACTGGACATTTGAGGTAGATATACTGTACTATGCACCTTAGTCCTCCTAATTTTGGAGACAGTTATTCATCTGAGTATATAGAAATGCTAAGAGAGAACAAACAACTCTTGCGTGGTTTTCTTCTGAGAACTTCTCGCTTGCTCTCTAGAAAATGGTTCCATGCTGCGGAAGCAGGTGCTCTCAGTGTTGGAGGGCAAAGGTTTGACATACAACTTTTCACAAAGTTTAGCCTACAGCTACAAGCCTACCGGCTTCTGTGGATTTTGAACTCATTCCTTCTCTTTCCACTGTGTGATGGAATTGAAGATGATGACTGAACTAAGTTTAAGAGTCTGAAGTAACAGTCTCATTATAACTATTGGCATGTCACCACTTGTATGTCTATTTCTGTCTTCTACATATATTTTCAATCCCTGGCTAGTTTTTGCATTGTGAAATGTTGTGTTTTGAGAGTTATACATCACATTCCAATTTCTTATCCATCCCTCAGTATCAGAACCTTCTTTTCTAATGGGGGGAGACTTGTTCCTTTGGAGCCTTCTGGCCTTTGGATTCTATTTGCAGTGGAAGTTAGAATAAGCTGAGCGAGACCCCAAGGTCATCAGCTCCTGCCTTGGTGCCAGGACATGCAAACAACCTAAGCCAATCCCTAAcctgttttttaaaaacttccAATCAGAGAGGACCTGCGTCTGCTTTTTATGAACCGTTGCCCCGTGTGACTGTAAATGTCATTTGctatctctgtgtctcttatCTCACTGTGGCTGCGTTTCTCTCCTCCCTTGCACTAACCCTTTCGTAGCTTTTGCTCTCCTTCTAGGCAGGCCTTCTCTTGCCACGATGCATGGGAGAGCAGTGTCACTTGGCGAATGACCTGCATGGTAAAGTAAGCATTAGGTTCTGGGACCCAGGTACTTAGAATGGGTAGAGAAGTGAAGGCATCTCTCATTTTACGAAGCATTTATTTTAGAGCACATCCCCaccaagctaggcaagcactctagacCCTTTTCAATTACAGATGGACATTACTGTGTGTGTTTGCAAATGGGACACTAGGGGGCTCCCAGGGGTTAAAAATAGGTGGAAAGCTGTTTGAATGAAAACGGGTTCTCTATGGCTTTTGCTTTTTCAGAACTGAACATTAAAGTGTATTTTTTAATCATAGTTTAATAAATACCTCTAATGTGTCTGAAAAGTATGCACTCGCCAGTTCACAAGTAACCATTTTACTCCTTCCTCACTAGACGGGGACTTTGAAAGCTGAGCTGAAATGTTTGCACTGTGGAACTCTTGACCATGAAATATGTTCTACTTACATGCCTCAGCCTTCAAAAGTTCTTTGCATTACAGTCGGGATCACATTCTTCCCGAGCCAAGCGTGAGGCCCGCTCCGTGTAAGTACAGTCCGCTTATGCTCTTCTTCCACTACTTAATCatgtggggaaaaaacaaaaaagcaactggAGATTCTTTTCTTTAGGCTGACTTtagtggaaagaaaagaaaataaaagatagtcggattttttttgtgtgtgtgtgaaagagagagaaagtgagagataTTGAAGGATGGGGAAATAGATATTGAAAGAATGTTGTAGCTTCTAAGCTCTCTAATGTATGGCTTTATATTACCCAAAACTGAGTGTAAGATAATGGGACATGTTATGAAAATAATCTGTGGCATTAGATTCAGAGAATATGGCTCTGAACTTAATGCTGATACTTACTGCTTCTTCCCCGTtaaatgtaatataatatgtaaaaatataaaaataatgtgcGATaggtataaatttttaaaaggctcTCTATTTCTTGTCCTAAGTTATTTCTGAATTGTGAAGAGAAAAAGTTCAGGTTGATTAAATTTTAATACTCTGCTTCAGAATCAAATGAGATGATTCTATATAGAAGTCacaaaaacttattttttaaaatgtgtgtgcgtgtgtgtgtgtgtatatgtgtgtggggtTGTAACTACTTTAAGCTGATGATCAAGCCTGCATATTTGCTTTGTTTGGGGTTTGTCAACTTGACGTCCAGTTTGGTGGTGCTATTTATGGCACGAAAGAGTTAATTTCTCCCTTCCCCTGGCCGGCCGGGGAACTGAAATGGTTCGAGATGGTGACTCAGTGAACTGTTTCCATTCATTCCAGAAGCGGCCCTCAGTCCTCCTTGGGAAGGCAGCTCTGAACTCTGGAGGCTGGTTGTGGTCGGTGTCAGAAGCATTCCCAGCTCGGGGTCACCAGcacctccgccccccgccccccgcccccctccccggggaccCCGTTTAGATCCTGGACAGGACACGGCGGCCGGATTCAGGAAGCCATGCCTCAGGCCGGCAGGCGCCCACGGCCGACGGCGGGATCCGCTCAGCATGTGCACGCGGCCGAGCCATGACCTGCCGGGGCAAGCCGGGGCCCCTCACCCAGCGGCTCGCCTGCTCCCTGGGCGGCCCGCGGCTGCGCCAGCTCTGCGGCGGCCGGCGGCCCCGGAGCCGGCGGAACCTCCTGCTGGGCACGGCCTGCGCCATCTACCTGGGCTTCCTGGTGAGCCAGGTGGGGCGCGCCTCCAcgccgccgccggggccggggccggggccggggcaggCAGCCGCCGGGCGGCCGCCTCGCAGCAGCCGTGACACCGCCCGGGGGGCGCCCTTCCCCGAGATCCCCCTCGATGGCACGCTGGCCCCGCCGGAGGAGGCCCGGGACAACGGGAGCACCGTGCAGCCCAACGTGGTGTACATCACCCTGCGCTCCCGGCGCAGCAAGCCCGCCCACATCCGCGGCACCGTGAGGCCCAAGCGCAGGAAGAAGCACGCCGCGGGCCTCGCGCGCGACGCCTGGCTCCGACCGCCGTCCCCGCCGCCCCAGGAAGCTGCCCCGCGGGCGGCCtatgccgccgccgccgccgccgtgccCGGCTCGGCCCGGGAAGCTCGCCCCGCCGAGGCCGGGGAGGGCGGCGAGAGCCACATCAGGATGTACAGCGGGCGCGCCCCCGCGTGGCTGAGCAGAGACGACCTCCGCGCCATGCGCCTGCTGGCCGACGGCGCGGCGGCCGGCCTCCAGCCCCGGGCCTCCCCGGGCGGGCCCCCgcgcctgctgctgctgctgggggccGGCGCCCCGGCCGCCGCGGGCGCCCCCTGCGGGCCGCGCCCCTGCGCGCTGCTCAAGCAGCCGCTCGACACCAGCGAGGTGTTCGCCTTCCACCTGGACAGGATCCTGGGGCTCAACAGGACCCTGCCGTCGGTGAGCAGGAAGGCCGAGTTCATCCAAGGTAGCAGGTTCCCACGCGTCGTCCTTTcgcggctgggggtgggggggggtgggggtgggggggcggggattcGGGTGGGGGCttcactgtaatcccagcttcccccccccttccccccatcaaATCTAATTACAGCCCAGGGAGACgggcaggaggcagggaggaagcagAGTGGAGGCGCCCAGGGCCCGCAGGCATTCAGGAGTCTCAGGACAGGTTACTGTGGACACAGAATTCCCTTCTTTgggagttttattttaaaattcacatggaaGTAAGTTATCTGTTTTCACTGTTTTAAGAGGCATACGGCCAGACTGTGTTCTTCTATTCCATGCCTTTGGCTCTCTCTCCCTACATACTTAACCTCTTTCCATAGCAATAAGAGAATTGAGGCAGCGTCTTGGGTGTGTATGTATTGACTTGCTTGTCAAGCTTCGTGACTGTGGATTTGGTTTCTGAGATTCTCTCTAGAAGTTACCTAGAAGTTACAGGTGTTACAGGTAGGCGCAGGGGGCTCCAAAGGACCTCAAAGGGCTTAGAGGACATTGCCTGGTCTTTTCACCACCATAACATTTAGCGTTttttccaggtactggtggttcccacctgtcctagctacttaggagactgagatctgaggatcacagttcaaagccagcctgggcaagaaagtccatgagactcttatcgccaactaAATACCAAAAACTCCGGATGTAGagttgagactcaagtggtagcatgctagccttgagccaaagaagatcAGAGACATTGCCgaggccctggagttcaagccccaggactggtgcatgtgtgagtgtgtatgtgcctgtacacacacacagacacacaactaACATTTCAGTGAAGTTTCCTGGGAGGGGTGAGTTAAAGCACTTGGAGCTACTAGAGAATAAGCCACTTCGCCATCCTCTTTGGGAGTATAAAACTAGATTTTAGAATGGGTACTGTTTAACCCACCAATGATTTACATAGGGCATTCCTTCCTTATTCTGGTTCCTGTCTTAGTGCTCTAGATTCCCAGGGTCACATAGCAGGCCAGTGTGAGAAAGTTCCTTGGAACAAACACTCACTGCTAAGCACATCAATGGCTAATGGAGTTGTGGCACCAGCTCTCCTAGCTGGGAGATGCCCTGCACATTCCAGGAGCAGAAGTCCTGTTTACCAGCGGTCTTAGGTGGGTGTGCACCTGATTATCTGAATAGTACACTCACGAGTGGACTTAGGTGAATGTGCACCTGATTATCTGAATAGTACACTCACGAGTAGACTTAGGTGAATGTGCACCTGATTATCTGAATAGTACACTCACGAGTAGACTTAGGTGAATGTGCACCTGATTATCCGAATAGTACACTCACGAGTGGACTTAGGTGAGTGTGCACCTGATTATCCGAATAGTACACTCACGAGTGGATTTAGGTGGGTGTGCACCTGATTATCTGAATAGTGCACTCACCAGTGGATTTAGGCAGGTACCTGATTTTCCAAATAGTACACACATGAGTGGACTTAGGCGAGTATGTACCTGATTATCCACAtagcacactcacacactcatgaGTGGACTTAGGTGAGTCCAAATAGCACCATTCACGAGTGGATTTAGGTGAGTGTGTACCTGATTATCCAAATAGCACCACTCACGAGTGGCAGCACGTTTGGGCAGGCACCGGTACCGCGGGTGTCCATAGAGCTCCCCTGGCTCAGTAGGACAGTATTTCCTTTAAGAACAGTATTTCCTCTGTCGCATCAGGTCTTTATCAGAATTCTGGAGGTATACCCAGGTGTCATAGAGCCTGGGACTCATGACAGATACTTAATGGACATGGAaattgagctcaaggacagagtagTTAGGTTCCTTGCTTGAAGTCATACAAATTGCTTGCAGACAAGTGGGATGTCTGGGATGTAAAGGGAGAttcaagagagaagaaaatgctaTGATCTGAATGATTTTCTTGCCCCCTATCTCTCAGGTAAATCTCTGTGGATTCAGTTTAAAGATAAAAACCCTTTTTACAGATGGCTTTGATTTACAATGTCTTGATAAATACCAGAAGTCGAAAATAAATCCAATATATGAACTTACCAAATATCACAACTTAGTTCCAGCTATCTTAAAGATGATAAGGCATTTTACAGGAACACTTACATTAGCTTACAGTTAGGCAAAAATCATCTAATAGAGCCTCTTACAGTTTTGTAGTAAAAATCTCATATACAGGCTGAATAATGTACACATGATAGGATACAAAACATAAAACACTAAGATATCCAAAGTTACCCTGGAAAATGAGTGGGGTCACTTGGGGAATGGTGCATTTGTGTGTAGTTACTGTGTAGCAATACGGAACCCAGCAATTAGCCTGGTGCAGTCTCACCCCATGAGTATCTGTGAAGAtgttcaaatataaaatatagcatctggattgttttcttttaaaaacttttttttactgTAAGTTCCTCAAAATCTTaaacaaaatatgtataaaatttagTGTTATGCATTATACAACCCTGTATGGTCTTTTCTGGTGAGCTTGAGCTCAGATGCCGCCTCAGGCTCTGCTGGTGCTCTTATTAGTTGAGTCACAtctcctagctttttgctggttaagtagagGTGGACCCTcgggcttttctgccccagctggctttggaccatgacccTGCCGGtctagtcttttgagtagctaggatttaagcCATGAGACTATGCACCATACTAATTTTGATGTTTTTGTCCATTTTACTCAAAAACGACTCTAACAAATATTATAGTTGTTTTGAATAGGGAAGTTCTGGGGCTCAAGTACCTGGTGTAACCAGGCTATTGAGCAGTGGAACTTGAATTTGTATCCACTTTTGTCACCTACTCACATCTCTACATGTTGCTTCATTTAGCCCAGactatctctctctcacacacattggCAAAATTATGAGTTATTGACAAATGTTAGCAGGCTAATTTCTGCTATGATCACCTATGCCAATATTCCTACCTAATTTTATTTTAGCAATCTAACTTTGGAAATATTTCCATTAAAGGCAAATTGTAATATACCATTTTGAGCCCTGGAATGTACAATACTTAACATTTTCCTAGTAAGAGTCAaggtttattttttgccttttattctggtaagagtctcaaagcctTCTAAAAGGTACTAATGTGTGGCAATGATGCATTTACATGACCTTTTCGAAGAACCTATTTTCAGTATTTATCTAGAGTAAGGAAAGAAGATATGTCCCTGTAAAGTCAAGAGTGTAAGAAAGGAAAATCCAGTACCCAAATGTGTTCTTTGATTTAGAGCCTCCCTTACGGTGCCCACCGTAATGGGAGTGGATATCAAGGGACCTCATTTGGTAGCATTTAGGTACCCTCCTATTTTTCATGCCCAGTATGGAAGGTGCAGtatgcatgttttatttttaggattctgTTTTATTGCACCAGAGCTGTCATACTGAATCAAGGTAGCCTAGTTCTGGGGTTTCTGTAGGCAGGCCGTGGAGATGACAAACTAGAGGCACCCCACAAAGTTCCACTTCAATTCATTGTAGAGCCCGAATTCCTCACTGTTTTCCAGCTTGCATTTTCTCCTCTTATAAGAGAGCATGAGAAGTAAGGTCTGTCAAGTTTTCAAGTGCACTCAGTCGCACTATGTCTTCCAAGAGATTCTGTGCCAGATGAGGAAGCAAAGATGACACCTTTGCAACTGTATCCTTCAGGCTCTCAGATAAACGTGGGGGGTCTATTTGCATAGT is part of the Perognathus longimembris pacificus isolate PPM17 chromosome 16, ASM2315922v1, whole genome shotgun sequence genome and encodes:
- the Gask1b gene encoding Golgi-associated kinase 1B; this translates as MTCRGKPGPLTQRLACSLGGPRLRQLCGGRRPRSRRNLLLGTACAIYLGFLVSQVGRASTPPPGPGPGPGQAAAGRPPRSSRDTARGAPFPEIPLDGTLAPPEEARDNGSTVQPNVVYITLRSRRSKPAHIRGTVRPKRRKKHAAGLARDAWLRPPSPPPQEAAPRAAYAAAAAAVPGSAREARPAEAGEGGESHIRMYSGRAPAWLSRDDLRAMRLLADGAAAGLQPRASPGGPPRLLLLLGAGAPAAAGAPCGPRPCALLKQPLDTSEVFAFHLDRILGLNRTLPSVSRKAEFIQGGHPCPAIFWDPSLAPASNDTHSSVKLTWGIYQRLLKQNCWLNGRVPKPEWGCTEVHHYEWSKMALFDFLLQIYNRLDTNCCGFRPRKEDTCVQNGLKPNCGDPSSVPLAHIVQRTHDPRHLVFIDNKGFFDRSEDNLNFKLLEGIKEFPESAVSVLKSQHLRQKLLQSLFLDKVYWESQGGRQGIEKLIDVIEQRARILLTYINAHGVKVVPMNE